The genomic region GTTTGCATCTCCATAATGTCACATAATTATACTTTCTCTTTTTGTGGTTGTAATAACTAagacaagtttggaaaactcagcagtggccataggactggaaaaggtcagttttcattccagtccctaaagaaggcaatgccaaagaatggacaaactaccacacaattgcactcattcacatgctagtaaagtaatgctcaaaattcttcaagacaggcttcagcaatacgtgaaccgtgaacttccagatgttcaagttggttttagaaaaggcagaggaaccagagatcaaattgccaacatctgctggatcatcaaaaaagcaagaaagttccagagaaagatctatctctgctttattgactatgccaaagcctttgactgtatggatcacaataagctgtggaaaattctgaaagagatgggaataccagaacacctgacctgtctcttgagaaacctgtatgcaggtcagaaagcaacacttagaactggacatggaacagactggttccaaataggaaaaggagtatgtcaagtctgtatattgtcaccctacttattcaacttatatgcagagtacatcatgagaaacgctgggctggatgaagcacaagctggaatcaagattgccaggaaaaatatcagtaacctcagatatgcagatgacaccacccttatggcagaaagtcaagaagaactaaagggcctcttgatgaaagtgaaagaggagagtgaaaaagttggcttaaagctcaacattcagaaaactaagatcatggcatccagtctcatcacctcatggcaaacagatggggaaacaggggaaacagtggaaacagtggctcactttatttttcgggggctccaaaatcactgcagatggtgattgcagccatgaaatgaaaagatgcttactccttggaaggaaagttatgaccaacctagagagcatattagaaagcagagacattactttgtcaacaaaggtctgtctagtcaaggctatggtttttccagtggtcatgtatggatgtgagagttgaactatacagaaagctgagcacctaagaattgatgcttttgaactgtggtgttggagaagacgtttgagagtcccttggactgcaaggagatccaaccaggccatcctgaagatcagtcctgggtgttcactggaaggactgatgttgaagctgaaactccaatactttggcgacctgatgcgaagaactgactcattggaaaagaccctgatgctgggaaagattgagggcaggaggagaaggggacagcagaggatgagatggttggatggcatcaatgactcaatggacatgggtttgggtggtctccaggagttggtgatggacagggaggcctggcgtgctgtggttcatggggttgcagagagttgggcacgactgagtgactgaactgaactggtctcAGTATGCTTGATGATTATAATATTGTTGTCTAAATTCACTGTTCTGTACCTTATATCTCTAGCTCTTATTTACTCTGAGATGCAAGTTTTATACCTTAAAAAACATCTCTTTATTCCTCCCAGCCcttagcccctggtaaccactaccATATTACTCTCTTTTATTAAAAGTCAGACCTTTTTAGTTTCCACAAACAAGGGATgggtgtgcgtgcttagtcactcagtcatgtcccagtcTTTGCGAACCCACggtctgtagcctgctaggctcctctgcccatgggaattctccaggcaagaatactggagtgggtttccatgccttcatACAAGGCATATCAtcagtgtttgtctttgtcttttcaaaaagataaacaaaagtgaCAAACTTTAGCTAGACTAACAAAGGAAAGAAGACTCataaataatattagaaatgaaagagaagacattAAGCTGATATCACAAAAATACATAGGGTCATAAGATACTGTTGTGTAGaattatataccaacaaattACATACCACAGAGAATAGATAAAGTTCTAGAAATACATAATATGTCAAGACAGAAtcaggaagaattagaaaatctgaatagttaTAATGAGTAAAGATATTGAAccagtaatcaaaaatctcccaacacGAAAACACCAGGACTAGATGTCTTCACTGacaaattctataaaatattaatatttgctgttgttgttgttgagtcactaagttgtgtctgactctttgcgactccatggccaatagcatgccaggctacattgggttctccagtcaagaatactgaaatggattgccgttttgttctccaggggatcgtcctagatcagggattgaaactttatcccctgcattggcaggcaaattctttatcactgagccaccagggaaaccaaattatccattctttttttccttcctatttgtgtgtgtgttatcaaTTTTCAGTGATCTGAGTTTAACTTAGAATCAAATTTATTTCCTGGCCCATAAGTCCTGGTCCATAGAAGTATGTGAATTTCAGAATTTGGaggaaagaattctgaaaattttGGAGGAATTTGATGCTGGTGACAATTAAAATCTAAAGTATTCCTTCAAGGTCAGGGAACTGCATCCACCAGGACACACATGGAAATGGTCATCACTGCATTGTTGTCCAAGCTCTATAACTCAGAGACCCCATGGCCACACTGACTTCTGAGTCCATTCTCAGCTCTTCCTTGGAGGCCACAAGCAAAGTTATATCAACAAGGGGAAAGACTGTATGACCAAAAACGCCCCCTACCCAAAGGGTTCTCTCCTAAGATAGTTTTCCCAGGGTTTAGAAATGGCTTCTAAATTGCAGGGTTCTTTCTTGTTTTGGATTCCAGGAACCCTAGGTATCCACTGGTTGGAACTCAGGGATTCTTAAACTCCCCTGTGGAAGGGACATTTAACATGCATAtgtgtgattcttttttcttctactgAAGTATAAACATTATCAgaatcaaaataatattaaaggAAGATTTTCATCTTTGTATATCAAAGACCTGTAAGTACCATTAGTTCAAATATAGTTGGTGAAAATTGTATGAAACTTATCATGAAGTCTTTCATTAGAATAGACAGTAAgttaatattatttttgctttttcaaccTGAATCTCTTTAGTTCTCCCACCTGATTCACTTGTCAAGTCTTTTAGGAGTTGCACAGTTACATTTCAGAGGCTGCTTAAACAGAATGGAACTCATGTTGTAAATAATAATATGATTCTCAGAAGAGAATATGAATTTCTCCTCCAAATATGTCTGCATAAAtttgtaatatagtttaaaaagcCAAAGAGAGGAAAGTAGTAATTCCAAAGACTATGAAGCTCCATAGAGACTAAACTGGGATCTCTGTCAGTCCCTCATTCAGACACATCCCCATGTAGCATGAAGCTCATGCTCAACACTTACTCCAAGGGCTGAGAATCATTGCTTCAAAAACTTTTCCTAAAAAATTAAACAGGAGAGAAGGAACATttctaaactcattctacaaTGCCAGTGTTATGTCTTGATATCAAATAGACAAGGAAATTATAAGTAAAGAAAACTATATGCCAATATCCaggataaatatatatgcaaaaattctCATCCAAATATCAggaaaccaaattcaacaacacaCTAAAAGACAAGTGGAATTTATCCataggatgcaaggatggttcgacatccaaataaataaatgtaatacattgcattaataaaagaaaagataaactaGCTTGATTATTTCAACAGATGGAGAATAACATTTGACAAGATAACATCCTTACCTGATAAAACCTCCTATGTATTGGGtgtagaaggaacatacctcaacataataaagaccatatttGGTAAACTCAAAGCTAACATGATcaacaatgaaaatatgaaaactttttctctaagatcaggaacaagacatgaTTGTCTCTCACACTCattcaacatagtattagaagtcctagCTAGAGCAACGAggcaagacaaaaaaataaaaggtatcaaatcagaaaggaagaagtaaaattgtcattctttttttttttttttgtggatgaCATAATTTTTTGTACAGATAATCCCAGAGGTTCAACCAAAAACCTGAACTAATCAACAGATTCAGTAAAGGTATAGTATAAAAAGTCAACATACAGAAATTAGTTGCATTTTTCTATACTAATAATGAAACATCTAAAAAAATTATGCTATTTACTATACGatcaaagataataaaataactaaaaataaacttaaccaaTGAAATGAAAACTCTGCATAGTTATAAGACTTTGTtgaaagaaatagtggaaaaaaaaaacaaataaatggaaaaacatcaTGTATTCATGGATCATAAGAGATAATATTGTTGAAATATCCACACTACTCAATGCCAGTTAGGGCATCACACCTACCaatttcaaattatactacaaagctataatatttaagacagtatggtattggcctaaagatagataaatagaacAGTGGAAGGGTCCaaattaaaactgtatttatagTCAATATTTGACAAGGAAGGCAAGAACATCTAATTAGGAAATGTTAGTCTATTCTTTGTCTTCTGAGAAAACTAAGCACATGTAAAAAAGTGAAAGGAGATCCCTATTATACACATTTcacaaaaatgaatcaaagacttAACATAAGACTAGACAGCAtagtggtctttaaaaaaaaagtggagagaaGCTTCCTTAATATTGGTTTTGATAATGATTTTTCtgaatatgacaccaaaatcaTGACAGAAGAAATAATCAACGATAGGACTATATCAAACTTGAAAGCTtcttcacagaaaaagagacaatcaacaaaatgaaaatacaagctaCAGAATGGGGGAAAAGTTTTGCAAATCACATACTGAATGAGAAACTGATATCAAAACTATTGATGCATTTTGCCAAAAGTCAATTCTTTAAAAGGTAGTGAAAATTTCTGAGAACTTAATAGAAAAGTTATTGTTTGAAGGAATAGTTTTTCTATATAATGAAATCTCCACAATAATTGACTTGGATTCAAATCTTGTTTTACAACTTAATAACAACAGCTACATTTATTGATTATTATCATTATCCTACTGTTCATCTTTTCTTGtcattctctctttccttctagcCTCCCTTCCTACTAACACTATCATGTTCCTGAAATGAGAATGGTGAAATCTTTCAAAATACATGGTTAGGTAGTGAAGAACTGTCACTAATCTTATTTCAGCCTTTGGACACTATGAAAACTACCATAGGTAACTCAAACAATTTGCAATCTAGAGAGTTTTCCCTTTGAAAAAGATATCAGTTTAATTTTTCCACCAATAATTAGTAGCCAAAAGGATCTCTTAAGAGCTCACAAAATAGTTTTCTGAAGATTACTTGCTTCCTATTTAAGTTTTAACTAAATTTAAAActaatcattttaatttataacAGATTATTATCTTGCTTTCCTTCATTAGAAATAGAGGCCTATGAACTGAAGAAATTTTATAATTGGGCAGTTTTCAGATTCAAGTGGTACAAATTATTTGGTCTTTATTATAATCTGCAGAATTTATGATTCCTATATAGGCAGTGTGTATTTTCTCTGTGTTCATTCTGTCAGGCAGCTATGATGTTGAGACCTGTGCTCCTTAAGAGAGCTTTGCTGAGGTTTTTGTGTAGGATCAGTGTAAGCAGAAAACATCTGGCCTAATAGATGAAGTTATTCCTTTTATGCTGTAAGCTATAAAACCCTGGGATTTCAAATGAGGACTGGCTTAAAAGCTGATGTGAAGGCAAGGAAATGTATTTGGCTGCAAAATTGTTAGGGCATACATTTATGTTGTCaaagaataattttcattttgtctaGAGCACAGATGAACAGAGTCAGTCCTCAGAAAATAATTCTAGCTTTTCATCTTGCTCATTTAATTGCTGAAACCTTAAGAAATTCTTaacattgaaattttaaattgttattaaattatattttttttaaattttattaaattacttttattaactttatttttcttctaatcaactttaaaaatttacttttaaatcacTTCATGGGATATCTGCTTTCTAGGATTTTGCTGGAGAGTATAATCTTGATGTGTTGGGAAACCAATCTTGATTCAATTAGGAATTAAATCCAGGTGGCTGGCACACATTGGGTTATTGATAGTATGTAATAGCAgcaaggcaatggcaccccactccagtactcttgcctggagaatcccatggatggaggagcctggtaggctgcagtccattgggtcgcgaagagtcggacacgactgagtgacttcactttcacttttcacttttatgtattggagaaggaaatggcaacccactccagtgttcttgcctggagaatcccagggatggggttgcacagagtcggacactactgaagtgacttagcagtagcagcaatagcagcaaaacaaaaatagttaatatttctCCTAGACCACTGAGTGTATGTCAGGGACATTTTGGATGTTTCATATGTacagtttttttccccacaaGAACAATATGAGCTTGGCACTATTATCATGACTTAGTGTGGTCATATCTTTTCCATCCTTGTTTCCTGTATTTCACAGCAacttgctaaattgtgtccctTTCTACTCTTCCCCCTTTACAATCCAACCCAGTGACTATATCctatgcaggttttttttttaatgtgatcaaATCTCTCCCTTGACCCTTTTAAAGTTCTACCAAACACCTTTACTAGATGCTTCAAACCCCTCATAATCATCTGTCTCCAGCTTACCTCTTCACATCATCTTCCTCTTTACTCAGCCTCTTCCTCTTTTGACTAAACTTGGACTTCTTGGCCACTATTATTACTAAACCTGCTTTCCTTTTGTATCCACTTCTGCCCTATATCTTCAATTATTCCTGAATATCCTTTGGATCTCACCTTAATTATTAATGACTCAGAGATATTTCTGTGATTGCTGCTAGATGTTTCCTTATAATCGTGGTCTTTCCATATtgtaaaaattaacacacaagcTTTATTACTTGTTTGTATTCTGTCTTTCCAGGTAGAGTGTCAAGTGGCAGAAACTGGGTCTCTACCATTTGTCTGCATATTATCACTTACTTCTGGAATATGCTAGtcactttataattattttttagtgAGTGTCTGATGCTTTATTATGCATTAAATGAAGAATTCATAATTTAACTGACATATTCTCAAAATCTCCCAGGTATTCCTCTCTTATTCTGTAATGTTAATGAAATTCAGATACTTGGGTTGGTGTGGAATATGAGTTTTTAATTGGAAGTCACTTTAGTTTCCTACATCACTCTCACTATaattaaatgttataaataaagAATGTAAAATTATTCCTACTGAAAATGCAAAGTTAAAGAAGCACAACAGAGAAGAGTAGGTGACCTTAGGCAGAGGTTTGGCAGGTTTGCAGTGGAGGCCTCCAACAAATTCAACATTTGGTAGTAGTGGGCAAGGATATTCAAAATCCCAGTAGGATCGAAAGAGCCAAAATTCAGCTTTCTCCATTGTCTCTAATAATGTAGTCGGTCTTCCTggaaggaagattaaaaaaaaaaaaaaaaacaagactcagATCAAATGAGAATACTGCCATATGTATACATTAGGTAAGTTTTGGAAAAAAGATTGGAATGATGTAGCCAAAGATGTTTGAATGTTTCTGTTCTTTGATAAAgccaatatatatgtatgtgtataatatatattaaacataaaatatctgaaaactgaactacataaataaaaaaaattaaatgctacCTAGAAGCTTGTGTTACAAATATGTGTGTAACTCTTCAATCTACACGTCTTCATTTATTAAGACATTTTATGAGTTTTCTAGAGacttttttcaagttaaaaaagaaGTTTAGTAAGATGGATATACAATTGCTTAGAGAAGTCCTAAGTGTTTCAATTTATGGTTTATGACTCCCCAAGTGTCCTGTACTAGTAATGGACCACAGGATTATATCTTACCCTATCATTTAATATTTCTACACTATTTATGAGATTGAtggaacattttatattttcttttcatcattttactTATAATAGACAAATTTCTGTGACTTTATACAAGCTTTTATTCTAAAGAAAGTTAGGACTTCATGCCACCAACTAAAAACCTGACTTACCTAGTACTTCACTGTAAAACTGGTCCCACTTCTTCTCATTAAACATCTGGAAGCAAAAGTCAAAATAAAGTACATATATCATATTTTTGACCCTCTCCATGAATGTCATGTGATCACTTAATTCAGACAATATAACAGGTACGTAGGATGGTGAGTATGGAAGTTTCCCACTCTTCCTTTCAATTGAATAACCAGGAGTGAAGCGGAGACTGTACACTAAAGGTACTTTAAGTATCTCAGCCAACAGCTCTCCACAGGGTCCAACGGTATCTGCAAGGACAACATCAAACCTCGATTCATGCAGTTTTGTCATCAGTTTCTTGTTTGAAACAACTTCTTTACAGATCTTTAGAGTAAGATCAGAATAATCTTCAAATAAGCTTTGCAGTGACaaaaaaaatgtccaaaatgAATTTGCCAGATCTGTCCATTTCCTGACAAAATGCTTCAAAGCATTCTCAAAATCATCTTTAGTTAAAGATATGGGGAAATTCTCAAATTTGATGGCAGATGGTGTGTTGGAATCAATAAGAATGGAAGCTGAAGATGTCAATACAGTCACCTCATGACCCCTCGTGACAAGTTCATCCAGAATGATCTTCATATTCATCCAATGACTATATTCCACTGGCCACACCAGCACCTTTCCACAACTCCCAGAACTAAAGAAACAAGTCATctgtagcagcagcagaagcgaGAGCCATTTCATAGACATCGTGTTCATATGCAGTACTTCTTTAAAGTAACTATCCTTTTGCCATTGTTCAAGCTTATAGCCAAAGAGAAATCAATCTGGAAGTTAAATTATAACTCCAACATTTCAAGTAAATACATGATATAAACAGTCAGCAGGTGTGGAAAGCAGTGAAAGGGCAAAGTGTAGAACGCTTCCAGATAACACAGTGTGTTTCATACACTGCTTTGTCAGTGCTATCACTCATCTAAAAGTCAAGGACCTTGTACAACAAATTCACTATGTTATGTAAGAGATAAGACTAATGTAAAAACAGTAGGAATGAGAGGCACTTTTGTCTGCAGTCTCCTTGATACAGAATTTGAAATAAGGTGACATCTTCAAGATGAAGGGCTAGGAGGTCCCAACACTTGTATCCctcacaaaaacaacaaaaataataaatgaacaagTACAAGCCAATGTAAATTATTTTGGGAAAGTTCTATTATAATGAAGGAGGAGTAGAAACCCTGAAGAGGGCAAAGCAAAAACTGAAGATGTCCATGTAAGAAACCATGGGAAagattttacatacatatatcctTCAGTTCAGACCAGCTTGGCAGCATTAAGGATCCCTCCAACAGGATCTTCCccatggagagaaagagagcaggaGAATTCCAAAGAGCATCACTGCTGTAAGCCTCTGCAGCCTTTGTTACTGAGGACTTCCACAGTCTTCACAAGCACTGATTCCATTTGATGGAACTGCCAAGAGTCCCTGCTGCTGTGTCTTTCCTGAGGCTGGAAATGTCACTGTGGTGGGACCTGAGCTTGGGGCCCCATCACTCCTGGACCTTGCTTTCCTTGGTTGAGACGTTACAGTGCTTTGCCATCTATGAGACTGGAGCTGCTGTTCTGTGTCCTGGCCCCAGGTTCTAAGTCAATGCTTTTCTTGCCATTAACTAGGGCCATTCTGCTGTTTCCTTGGACATCACTCTGTATTCCTGGAGGCTCCTGGGTAATGctcctggtaaagaacccacctgtccatGCAGattagacataagagactcgggttcgatccctgagtctggaagatgccctggagaagtccacggcaacccactccagtattcttgcctggagaaccccatggacagaagagcctggtgggctgcagtccacgaggtagCACATAgttggacctgacagaagcaacttagcatagcaCTTTGTATTCTTAATTGTGAGTTTGGCCATGCCTAGGCTGAGCTGCTGCTGTTCTGTCAGGGAATGtctgacgggaggattcctacgtgctgtctctcatgagtcctttgtccctcttcaagcggaacagcacgctgtcccagggactgaggtcattgtgtgaggcaagcatgagtctcctttagtaaacattctccttaggacaaaacagcttaatctccttcccctttcttgagatatagattgtctcctgaccttgtgactaacattaccccttgttcccttggtaacggttgctgtacatttggttttctgatctctatcattcccgaaagaagtttcttgtactgcagcctatatatactcatagaaaaatcattaaagcacctttgctccatcagagcttaggtccccgggtcttttttgtctctctctctctctttctctctctctttttctggctgactctctggagcgtggagacccgtcgtgctcacttttctgcccgggcttctaaaACCCcttcgagagggcgcctggtgccttcgtgaacgatgcaagtcctgtgtcaaggactttattggtcctctgcataaaccagggatatcagcctctttctctctttcactttcttatcgtcgactccgtaccaccaggttctggtccattaaaggaccccaacaaatggcgccCGAACAGGGACACTGGTATATGTGGCATATCGGGCGgagtgactcagggacctattgaggtcggtaagtactaaggcatgggttaaacggctggccagccccattttttttctactttactttaccatttgtttaaatttcagggacttctggcttcacggcaatgaatagaggcttgccttcaaacagtcgttgaacataatccttagtttcctgataaattcagttttgatttagaaatttagCTCCgggttaaagaaaatgttaaatgagcagccaaacaaggaaaaaatattccaattgatctctagcccctatgggctcttattaaagctataattctgccatttcaaggtacacTCTAGCCCTTCCAGTAttcagcaacagacagaacacttattacataaatacaaattaaatgattaaactttacaaaaggcccaattaaaacaatacaaaatatctcaaaattttcttactagccctgccccggctgctccaaatgcttctcctctgccaacagtcacaactccaaaagtctctcatttgttggaacctaatgaaaagttatgctaatttttaaactaaattagaagctgctatttcccgtactgtaatcggagaagaaaccaaaaaacagctagagaaattacttgcttatgagaatgcgaatcaaaaatgtcaaagaactatagctgcaatttgtgagactaagattattattgattatttgaaagcttatcgcaatctaggatcagaaactcaaaagatacaaatgctgattgaggcaatggctactacctttagaaaggaaaatgaaagatgctttaattgtggagataaaaatcatttaaaaagggactgccctaagaaggctaataaaataccaaaaaatttgcCCTCGCTGCCGTAGAAGAATGCACTGGGCcaaaagttgtaaatttaaatttgatattgatggAAAACCTATTCCAGGAAACTCAAAACAGGagcaaattctatcttttccctcaaaccctcaacatccggcagtgctgctgtcgatataccagccctaaatgattttttcctttaccctcaaaCAGTCCCTACTAGAGTGCCTACCGGACTTtctggacccctgcccccacaaacttttggtcttttgcttGGCCAATCTAGTCTGAGTTCTAAaagaattactgttcaccctagaataattgattcagattataaaagagggattcaaattctgatgtcatctcagattctatgacaattcaaaaagggggacaaaattgctcaattacttcttttaccttacatttctattaattcctctaataatgtacaGACAGATGGGTTTGacagtacagatcaaaaacaatctttgtagacatcattagtatctgagtatgcccgaccaaatataaatatcaaaattaatggtagaagattttctggtctcctcgacactggatctgatattactattatttccaaacatttatggcccaaatcctggcctgtacgaaaggtctcttgccaaattgcaaaaatttctcaaactaaagtacaagaagtttatcaaagtgttcaaatatactcatgtgagggaccagaaggccaacctgcaacattaaaaccttatgtgataaatgtaccCTTTACTCTAATAGAAAGGGACTTACTTatacaatggcaaactcagatatacattccacatgtttcctaggggccactgctcatttaacaaacaaaacaattattaaaataactaaaaaaaattataagcctATTTAGATAAAGCAGTGGccccttacaaaagaaaaattacaagctactaaagaacttataaacacataattaaaattgaaaca from Cervus canadensis isolate Bull #8, Minnesota chromosome 26, ASM1932006v1, whole genome shotgun sequence harbors:
- the LOC122428432 gene encoding UDP-glucuronosyltransferase 2B4-like isoform X2; translated protein: MNTMSMKWLSLLLLLQMTCFFSSGSCGKVLVWPVEYSHWMNMKIILDELVTRGHEVTVLTSSASILIDSNTPSAIKFENFPISLTKDDFENALKHFVRKWTDLANSFWTFFLSLQSLFEDYSDLTLKICKEVVSNKKLMTKLHESRFDVVLADTVGPCGELLAEILKVPLVYSLRFTPGYSIERKSGKLPYSPSYVPVILSELSDHMTFMERVKNMIYVLYFDFCFQMFNEKKWDQFYSEVLGRPTTLLETMEKAEFWLFRSYWDFEYPCPLLPNVEFVGGLHCKPAKPLPKEMEEFVQSSGENGIVVFTLGSMVTNMTEERANMIASALAQIPQKVLWRHGGKKPDTLGPNTRLYEWIPQNDLLGINGMLCGYQPFNMISL
- the LOC122428432 gene encoding UDP-glucuronosyltransferase 2B4-like isoform X1 — encoded protein: MNTMSMKWLSLLLLLQMTCFFSSGSCGKVLVWPVEYSHWMNMKIILDELVTRGHEVTVLTSSASILIDSNTPSAIKFENFPISLTKDDFENALKHFVRKWTDLANSFWTFFLSLQSLFEDYSDLTLKICKEVVSNKKLMTKLHESRFDVVLADTVGPCGELLAEILKVPLVYSLRFTPGYSIERKSGKLPYSPSYVPVILSELSDHMTFMERVKNMIYVLYFDFCFQMFNEKKWDQFYSEVLGRPTTLLETMEKAEFWLFRSYWDFEYPCPLLPNVEFVGGLHCKPAKPLPKEMEEFVQSSGENGIVVFTLGSMVTNMTEERANMIASALAQIPQKVLWRHGGKKPDTLGPNTRLYEWIPQNDLLGHPKTKAFITHGGTNGIYEAIYHGVPMVGLPLFAEQPDNINRVKAKGAAVRLDLETMSKTDFLNALKQVINNPSYKRNAMWLSTIQHDQPIKPLDRAIFWIEFVMRHKGAKDLRPAAHDLTWFQYHSLDVIGFLLACVATAVFVVTKCFLFCCRKFAETGKKRKRE